From the genome of Etheostoma cragini isolate CJK2018 chromosome 23, CSU_Ecrag_1.0, whole genome shotgun sequence:
TGTCGGCTGCGTTCTGGCATCAGAGAACCGAACGTCAGCCGGCTCGGGCCCAACGACACGTGGACGTAACAGTCAGCAGCACGAGGATCAGCTTCGCTGGGTCCTGCATGGTTGTAGGAGAAGACGACAGCTGGCCCATATTCGTTGTTTCAGTATCGTTGTGAAATGATCGGATCATGAtggttttgtggtttgtgtCCTATCGTCTACTGGCTCGACCCTCAAGGAGTGGACTCGGACAGCAGTTAGGTTAGGGATTGTTATGTTTTAAGACATAATGCATATTCTTACACTTAAATTATGTGAGTAGAAAGATGAGAGGCACCAGAGGAAAGGATTGGTTCAACGTAGGTTCACACCGATAAATCTTAGTGTCACAATTCATGGTACAAGTTtatgacaaaactaaaaaaaaaagaaagctttgctcatgttttttaacccttgtgttgtcctaaaaatcaacactttttcagatggttttgtctcttttatcaacacttttgtctcgtttttggcttttttttgacAACTAACGCTTCTTTTCACTACCATGTATACAcaccactaacaccaacttattaccagttttacatttactacatttctggaatttctggtcaataaacctcatttataggaaattatacctaattctTAAGTTAAataagcagaaattatgaattatttagactcatATTAAATGAAGGACGATTACAGAAGGGTACGTGTCAATGTTCAGTCTGGTTTTGAGACATTCAtgttttcaaatgcatttttttttttttttaaacaaccaaaGTCAATGAAAGTATAGATCCTATGTTTAGTTGGACTTGCAAAGCACGATGTGTGGAATCAATAATCCACGTTATTTTTGGGTTGTTAATTTTAAAAACCCGGATTTCTGATGTAGATAttttgaaaagggaaaaaggtcaaatttgactgaGGTATTCATGGTGGGATACAGTATAGAAAGTGGTATTTAAAAGCCACCCACCCCACACACCGCTTTGGGTTTTCCCGTTTAGTTTCTCCCTCACCACAACAACATAGGTGTTACATTTCATCCCCTAAACTTGCACCAGCGACGCATGCGTTTCAGACCTGTTAATGTTGGAGTGTGATATTCATGTTTCACAGTCAATGAGCGGCATTTCCCTTTTTAAGGCCTACTCTGTGCTTAATGTGACTCCTGTGTGGGGGAAACCActgctttttttccattatgtAGAAGACATGTCATCCCCCTGAGTGGTAAAAGGTCGTCAAGCCAGAGAAGACCAGCCCTGTATTTTACTGAAAGGACTTCCTTATATGGTTTTAGGAAACCATCAGTTTTGAGTTCCTGCTTTATGCATTTTCGAGATTGCCTAAATCATTGGTATTCTTTAATTTGAAAGCAatttaaattgaaatgaaagTGAATTTAAATATCAACCACCAGAAACTAAATGTCATcctatttgtttttctctcagggAAAGCGGGTGTTGATGGGAGGCATTCTGGACACATACGAGAAGCTGATTGGCCAGATGTTGAAGCAGCAGCCCACCCCGACCCCCCAGACCGCCGGGAGCCACGAGCGTCTCACCCCCGCCGCCGCCGGCTCTGCCAGTGATGGCAGCGTCAGGTGGGGGTTGAACTACATCCTGCAGAGGGTCCAAGTGCTGAGGAAAAACTATTACCAGGAGCAAAAGACGCTTCTGCAGAAGCTCAAGGCTCTTGACGAAATCAAGGTACAGAGACATGGACTCACACTGAGAGTAGGGCTTATAAAGGGTAAAGGGGGTGTCTTGAGTAGGGGCCCCCGTTGTGAAGGGCTCGTTGCCGCCTGATTCAGACCAGGAAACCTGATTTGTTTTGTGCATGTGCAGAGATTGTTGAGTGAAGGCATTGATCTCGAATGGGTAGGGTCAGGATAGTCCAATGTTTCAGGGGTGGACAGGACCTGAACAACTGGGGTTTTCAGTACAGATTGGGTGGTGACGGGTTAGGTTTACGATTCAAACCCAGCACCTGGGATAGGGGCACGGGCACAAGGGGACCACAGATGTGGAAGCAGACTTCAAAAACTCCCTAAAAACCAGGTCCGGGTATCTACAAAGCCGTTGAAAGAGACACAGAtattaaaatagaatagaaagcctaAAATGAGGCTCCAGGAAGGATTATGTGGGACATGAAGTGAAGTTTCTAGGAGGTCTACATAGAGGTCTGTGACGGTCTCAAAGTAAGACTTAATCtgaggctgaatctcatttctctgtcttaccccttcaCCTTttgtttcaagggccaaggggaaGGGGTACAGGGGgcaggggtaagatggagaaatgggattcagacttaacccttgtgttggcTTCCcgtcaaacatttttttttttttacattatcatcgcgttttcccacattttttgtcactttttcaatgctttttggtgttttgtgatatttctaacgttgacattttcagcgcttatttccaCGGCCCATTGTAtgtgaccaaaaaacaaaaacttaactgaaaacgggtcaatttgaccccaggacaacagtGTATTTAGGTTTTCAGAGGGCTCATGTAGGGTTAGACATGCAGTACTACTGTAGGGCTATTCCACCATAATACTGtggtctttgtatttttttgtaaaatgtcttcctctcttcctctctctcgctcctAGCTGGATAACCGTGTGGTCCAGAGCAAAGCATTGTGGGAGCTGCCGTGGCTGTACGAGGAGGCGAGCTCGTTGAACGACACCATCAAGCTGGAGCGGAGGATGAggcgccgccgccgccgccgccaaGCCCGGAAGGTCAAGACTCGTCTGACAGCCTGAAACAACAGCACGCCTCCAACATGTCAACAATGACAGCACCAGGGATGATTAACgactaaaaattaaaatttaattaaaaatacattataatgCCAAAGAATATCCAAATTTAAACCAGCGTGCCAACTTCTTATTCTATTTTCTAAGAGGTTTTTTAAGAggttatttataaataaatgtatatttattacaCCAGCAGCCTAAGCCTAGAAGATATTGTACATTTCTAAAATTCACATATCTTTTTTTAGGGATGTTCGGAGCTCGATACTTGAAAGAGGCGTGGCGGTTTGATCCTgtgaaatgtttattaaaactaaaagtCAATCAACTCACTTTATCAAACTCAATATCGACCAGTTTCCACCTGGAAATACTTGATTTctacttattttaaaatgtttatttaatgctCAGAAAATCAGCCAATTAGAATAATAAGACATTTAACTGTCAGCAGCTCATGTAGTACAAAGTACACATGAGTTGAATACTGACATAACCTTAAATGCACTCTGAACATGTGGGTCCAGCACTGAAGTAGAAGTACTATACTCTTTAgggatttttgtattttaccgACATGTAATATTctatttatgtttgtatttaaagcGTATTTAATAAGCGTAATGCTATGACTGATGctaatttattgtatttattgattgattggtaCATGCAGAGAAATGCAACTGAATAAAGCACAATGAACTTCATTTTTCTGATTCTTGTcgtgtttttttgcagatgataaGGCGCACTTTGTTACTGATTTGACGTTACCGTTAACGGGAGTTTTTGGTGTTTCTGAGACGGAGAATGGAGATTAGTTGACTCTTTAGCAATCGTTCCTGCAGCCAAGACaagtttcagttttgtttgttttagctgAAGAAGATTCAGGCACAGCCAATCATAGAGTATGTTAACATGCACAACAATATTCCACTATAATTCCAAATCTGACAATATTCAGAATTTGATaaaggtcatgtaaacagcatattccggCTGGATATTCGAAATAAAGTCCTTTTTTCAGAATATAGCATTTTCCAATTAAGACCCGTGGGATATTctggtattattcaggttttagaagCACTCTTTGgagatttagttatttaaataaaattaaaagccattaaaaatAGCCTTTAAAAATAAGGGCTATAATTTAATGGTTAGATTCTACAAACTTGTATTTTGTttcatacactgtgtgtgtttgtgtgtgtgtgtgtgtgtgtgtaaaaatacatacacacaacaggGATCTCAACAGGGTTTTGGATATGCACAAACATCGCTATGCCGACCGTTTCAAGAAGccggttgaaggaatgaaagcgGGAACAATAACcgtaaatgtgtattttgggtTACTGTCATGTCTGTTATTTGAGAAACACCTGATGGATTGTGGGTAACTTTAGCTTCTGTTGTTGGTGTTAGCCATGCTGTTGTTAACACATGTGTTCACGGTTAATATTCCGTTGTAGTCAGGGTTGTTATTGTGACATCTAGTACCATgaaacagtatatatatatatatatatactgattCATGTtcatatgtatatactgtagtatAAATATAACCTGTGTTTGCATTGGTCAGACTAGTCTGCCACCCCTGGAAAACTTTAACAAGAGATGAACCCAGCTGTAACACCAGATACTGATTGGTTTTTGGCCCCCccatacagtaaaactgcacattttagaatGGCCtcttattgtggccagcctaaggcacatcTGTGCAATAATCCTGGATCTATTCAGCATCCTGACAcaccacacctgtgaggtggatggattagcTCGGCAAcagagaagtgctcactaacagatttagacagatttgggAACAGCGTTtaagagaaataagccttttctgtgtgtagaaaaaatccaagatctttgagttcagctaatgaaaaatacaggggggtttgaaagtttgtgctaccccaggtaaaaatgtgtataaagaagccaagaaaagatggaaaaatctccaaaaaggcatcaaatgacagattagacattcgtatcaTATGTAACAAAaactgtctgtcacgcactgctgtTTAAAGGTCTACCCATAGATTtacaattatgttgaggtcagtagattgtgaaggccatggcaaaaccttcagtttacacttctcaatgtaatccaccgtgggttttgaggtgtgtttaggatcattatccatttgtagaagccatcatctctttaacttcagctttttcaagTTAGCGTctaaaatttgctgaaattttgtTAAATCCATTTtgccttctactcgtgaaatgttcccggTGTGTGagaaagtcttagatctttgagttcagctcatgaaaaatgtatctatctgtccatccatccatctatccatccatccgtccatccatccatccatccatccatccaagtCTCTTGTTGGTCCTTGAATTTTTCTGATGATTCCAGCGTTGATCCTTCCTGACAGAGGTTCCTGAATCTCGTATTCTTTGAGTTAGATCAACATTTACATTGGCGTAAATCCCACGTCTTCTTCCCTCTTGGGcgtttgttttcttccattttggCGCCGACCACAGGTTAGAAACATCATCAACGTACCCGCCCGCTTGCTCGCACACTCAATCAGACGTTGCATAGACTTTGTACTCGGGAGGTTGCCGGGTAAAGTCTGTTTGATGTCTAATCCAAATGATTTAGACATTTGCGTTTTCACATGTAGCTCCTCTTGGTAATGCCTACAttagttggggggggggggcagtagctcaatctgtagggagttgggttgtgAACCCAGGGTCGCTGGTTTAAGTCccagtacggaccaaagtacgaggtgtggactggtagctggagagacgCCACTTCACCtactgggcactgccaggtgctcttgagcaaggcatcgaAGCCCCACCCCCGTCCCCTGCTTGGGGTGCTGATCTAGCACTGGCagccccaacccccccccccccacacacacacacacacacactctgacatctcttcagttgtgcatgaataggacctgagcatgtgtgtatttcaggcctttgTGTAGGGATTACTAGCAAAAATGAGTATAAATTGTAAATTCCACAcagtataaacagtataaaataaaataaatacttcaaCATTTGCAGTTCCTGTGTGAAAgtggacatttaaaatgtgacaaGGCCCAAAATAGTCACTGCTATTTTGTAAGAAGGCACAAACCCCCTACACCCCATGTTCATTTTGCAATGTGTTGTAATTTATAATCTTGTCTTCTGCAACACAACTAAAGATGTCAGATTAATGTCTACAGCAGAAGTTAATGTGCTCAGATACTTTCTGTTAAAGGGTCCCAGACACTCAGATCCAGCTCAGAGATCGTCTGCAGGCAGGAGGTCGGGGTGTGAAAATCTCTCAGCTGTGACATCACTTCTGATAAACAGCAGGTAGTCttcttttactgtaactgtgCGGCCCTTTctttacccacaatgcacccTGGtcgctctgtgtgtttgtgaggttGTGACTTCTAAGAACTGGAGCTGTGCTTCCCCCGCAGGCAGCAGCTGAGCAaggctgtgtctctgtgtgtggtcAGTGAACTTCACAATAAACTGTTAGATgcattgtagaaaaaaaactaagaaactTAAAGATATATAAACTTAAAGattgttactttattttctattgGGCGGGGACAAGACCTCCTCAGTGTTGAGACATTGTTCATCCAGCCAGCGACAGTCAGACCAAAGGAAGGTGGTGTTCTTAATTTGTCTTATTGTACATAAATCCCATGAAGAAGTCCAGCTGGTCacctgacttcctgtctgtggctctcaTCTCCAAACCCCATTGGTTCCTACTGAGGacgtaaatctttaaaaacacaaatatgtagGCCTGGTCACTGTAGTTTTAATCAAACAAATGGGAAGAAACACTGAATTTGCACACTTTTGAATGTTATGAGTCAAGAAGTTCAGGTCCATTTTAGGAGGAATTCTTTATTTGATTCCAcagtgttagcatggttagcatcgcTAAGCCTCTGTGCTGATTGGCCCCGGCTTTATCGcttcctttgaaataaacatgaCCTTAATTTCCACAATTGAACATCCTGCTGTGTTGAAGAAGACTTGGAATGAGTGATTGAGACCATGAACTTGTTAGGGAAATATGTAATGAGGTAATAAATCCAGAGAGAAGTAGACTCATTTTCTCATATATGAAACTGtagaaacagacttctttttggagccggtggagtcgccccctgctggaagttAGACAGGATGCAGCTGAAGGAGCTTCAGCATGGGCTTCACTTTGCGGACCTGTTACCTTTGtcttgtcctcccgggtcaaaaacagacaaaaaaaagacatttttgtccctttttcagacttttattttagttttcacttACACCACCTCAtaagttttactactttttggaattcatgctCAATAACCCTCACATATacagaattatacctaatatttgagttaaaaaagcagaaattaagaattattttgactaatagatAAGATCAGT
Proteins encoded in this window:
- the LOC117938497 gene encoding interferon gamma-like, whose product is MVATARAVVCLSFWLSVVQVRGSYIPPMMNKTIQDLLRHYSISPKERFNGKPVFSKEPLTGKMEGKRVLMGGILDTYEKLIGQMLKQQPTPTPQTAGSHERLTPAAAGSASDGSVRWGLNYILQRVQVLRKNYYQEQKTLLQKLKALDEIKLDNRVVQSKALWELPWLYEEASSLNDTIKLERRMRRRRRRRQARKVKTRLTA